Genomic DNA from Solanum pennellii chromosome 3, SPENNV200:
TGATAATACAGTATGGGAGAACCAAATTTTGAAACACCAAGAGAAAACCACACCATCATCAATTGATATATTGAACGCCGAGCAATGTCTGGAATTGGACATTGAGGGGGTTAGTTAACAAAGCAGCTTGCTTCTTCTAACCACTTGTTTAATAGTACTCCTGTATATAAGAAAGCTAATACAATGTCCCACTGAACAAAACGTCCTTTATTGCCCCCAGCATAATCCACAGTTGTCCAATCCATCTAAGAGTCACCCACTATAACCTTGAATATCATACTCTGTAGATTCGTTTACTACATCCACTTAATTGGGATCCAAGTCAGATAATGTAGTCATTTCACTTATCAAAATGAACGTGAACAGGCCTACAGGGTTTCAACTAATTCAGCCTGGTAGAAATTGTTGTGTGTGTGTATCAAGTGGAACATATTTCTCCATTTCGTTCCAAGTTTTCTGTGCTTTATACTTTGAATATCTTCAAAATTGATCAGATATCAGCTGTGTATAATCTTAGATTGTACCATATTGAATCGCTTCATTTGGTTGCAATTGCAGGCGCTACCTCAGGATGTTGATGCTGGACATGAACCTCCAGAGGAGATTACTGCAGTTGTTCGTCCAGCTTCTTTTACTTCTGCTACTGCATCCAAAAATTTGGATCAGAAATACAtcatgaaagaaaattttgcgATGACTCCAGAGATCAAATTTAAAGATGATGAGAATGTGAAAGAACAACATATTTACTCTGGGCAATTGAATCCTTCATCGCTTAAAGGATTTCATGGTCTATATATATCTATTTCGATTTTCTCTTGTAAGTTATATGATCTGCAGATCTCCATTTTAATATATACGGAATAATGTATTTCACTTGATTTTCCTTGCGGTTGGATCTCTTCTTTTCAGATAGAAAGTTGTCCAATTTCTGTAAAGGAAGTGCGCGTGAAAGCTTTGTCTGAGCCTACTAGTTGGGAACTTGTAAGTGATGGGAAGAGTACACATGGTGTAAGGTGGGGCTCTCAAGTCTAAAGTAACTTCTTATATAAGTTGTGCAAAATGAAAAGATTTCCATCGCTGAGTCATAAGATTGTTATATATACTTGGGATACTTTTGATGTTCTGTATTACAATTCTTAACCTTGAAATTATAAGGAGATATCAGAAGGAACGAGAAAGTAATTAGTCACCTGCATTAAATCAACAAAATGTGACTGACTTTTTCATTCACCTGTTTATATGTAAGTCTTGCTCATTCTTGTCAAAGTTATGTTTGATTTTGTCCAAATGTGTATATTTGGCAGGGCTGGTTCTTGTTTTCCAGAGGTTTTCAGTGTTGCATGCCGTGATAGATTCTGCAATCGTATACCATTTAAGCCGCAGACAAAGATAGAGATGAAGTTAAATTCAGGCGGCAGAGCTATTTCATCCGAATGCAATTATGACCAATATATTACAGAATGCAGTTATGACCGATATATTACACATGACAAATATACCATGAAATTTAAGGTGAGTTTGTATTTTCCTGTTTCTTGTCCTCTTCAATACACCTAGCAAATCTTCTTGAATAAATAACTgtgcaaaaatttaaaaacttttgtgCGTCTATGTGCACACAAAAAAGTATACTAGTAACATAGCACAATAGATGGTACAGCTAGAATAACTCCTATTTGGCTCAGACCTCTTTGAAAATatctactttttttaattttagctGAGCCccaaaaataaatgtataaagGAACCATACCAAACCCAATAAACCTTGATTGGTCTTAAACCAGTTATATTGTGATAGGTCAGAAATACATTATCGAGCAATGATTGTAACAACTCGTGAGCTAGTTTGGATTAGAGCACTAAAACTTGGAAAAATTTATATATCCCTGGTGAGAAAGGAACTGGTCGATTTTATGACAGGCCGTtgcattaaataaaaaacatttcaCGGTTTTACCCACCCCGCTCtttctttgtaaaattttcatttccaCTAAATCCTAACATCCTACTTCCTCCCTAATCATGATATACATTGATATATTTGGATATCATAAAAACCTTTAACTAAGACCTTACATTCTCTGATACCATAAACTAGTAGCCAAAGGAACATCGAAATTGACGAAGAATTGTATCAGAGCACATGCATGACGGCTTTATCGGTGCCCATTagcattaattaaatatttttatgttataaatcTGTTATCCTGGAACTCTAGTGACAGAATGAGCATCTTCAATTGAGTAGAAAAGTCATTTAATTCACTAAACAATTGAAGGTAAAACAGAGGGAACAAAAGAGGGAAAGGGAGAACCTGCACCTTCTCATTTACCGTTGACATTTTCCGTTGTTCGCCGTCCATCGTTGACTCGCCGGAGATTTCCAGAAAAGTGAGACTGGCGCCTTTGAGGGGAAGAATGGAAAACAACAGTTTGACAGCAAAGtgaatataaaaagaattaaacgGGTCATACTTCGCTATTTTTTCAACCTCCAAACTtgaataaaggaaaaataaaaagaattgattATTCGATTATTTTACTAATCAAATTGGTCAAATTATTAGTTTACTACTCAAAATGACTATTCGATTATTGAATGAATCAAATTTAGCCCAACTACTAGTTcattatcataaaatataataacctTATTTTGTCCCCCCGTTCCTCTTTCACATGATTTCTTTAATTCTTTCGAATTTGTATCTTTTTACATCTTGTAAAAAGTTCCACGGATCGTCTAGGTGGCTATAAAGAATTTGTCAATAAATTAATCCATAGAACTCAACTCTTCTTGTGCAGTATAGAACAGGTAAAAACAATGATAGTTTTACTTATTTAGTTTTACTATCAATGAAATATACACAAATTACTAattatcatgaaaaatatttctataaaattttgccaaatcatgatttaaaacttttcatatcttgcataattaacaaaaaaaatcatgagttggatttgCCGCAAAAATGAATGACATATTAAACGAATCAATACATTGAGAGGTTGAGATGGAATAAAAATCAATGTACAATATATACTTTATTGTATAATATCTAATATATAGTTATACATCACTTATACGCGAGTCTATAATATTTGTccaatatattaaatatacatacaattattttattgaaaacaatttttGTTACATGTATCActaaatttaaagtatttttcatGTGAATAAATACTTGACTATACTTTTAGTGTAGATAAAATTacttttatcttatatttattgttttttagcaaaaacattgaaaaaattGTACACTTGTCAAGTGTGAGTTACTTGAGAATTAAGATTCTATGCACCAAACAAATGCCAAAACGCCTTCACACCAAAAAACCCTATTTTCACTTCGCTATCTAAATTGTTCTTCCCCACTCTTCCCCTCAACGGCGCTGTCTCGCTCTACTCGAAATCTCCGGTAATTCAACGATGGAAGACGAACAACAAAGAATTTCCATAGACAATGAGAAGGTGCAGGTTCTCCTTTCCCTCTTTTGCCCCCTCTGTTTTACCTTCAATTGTTTAGTCAACTGAATGACTTTTCTGCTAAATTGAAATTACTCGTTCTTTCAATCAAGTTTCAGGATAagatatataaatcataaaaatactttaattaatGCTAATGGACGTCGATAAAGAAGTGCAGGTTCTCTGATAGAATTCTTTGTCAATTAGATGTCCTTTAGCTGTTAGTTTATGGTATCTGAGAATCTAGGGTTTCAGTTAGAGATTTTTATGATATCCAACTGTATCAATATATACCATGATTAGGTAGGAAGGAGGATCTTAGGATCTAGtaaaaatggaaattttacAAAGCAAAAACGGGTGGGTGAGGTGAAACCGtgaaatgttttttctttaacaGAAAGGTCTGTTAAAAAATCCTCAAGTTCCTTTCTCACCAGGGGTATATCGACCCTCAAATTCTATTTGGTCATTTTAATTCTCTAAACAACTGATTATTTCAAACTAGCTCACAAGTTGCTGCAACCATTGCTCGATATAGTACTCCTCTGTACTTGATTGAGCAACCACACTTTGCATCTTACACTTAAAGGATACCAAAGTACCTCCTACTAAAACACAATATCCAAACCTGGAACGTCTATCAGAGGGTGATCTTGCCCAATCAACGTCTATATATCCAATGATATGCTTATGGTCACGATCATCAAAGAGTAGTCATATACCTAAAACTCACTTTATATATCACAAAATACGAACAACTGTATCTAATGATTATTAGAGGGGAAGTCATAAACTATCTTGTTGACTCACAAGAAAAGGATGTCAGCTCTAGTCACTATAATTCAACTTCCCACTAGCCATCTTTACCTTCAAAAATCACGGAATGGCTCCCCCTGTCCTGGTAGTATATTAGCATTGGGGTCCATGAAAGCGTCAATAGGTCTACATCGCATCATTCTTGTCTCCTCAAGAATGTCCAAGGCACACATGCAATGCcacataataatatttaatctGGACTGAGCAACCTCAATACCTATAAAATACTTCAGTCCCCTGAGGTCTTAAGTTTGAAAATACTGAAAGAGGTTTTACTTTAAATTAGTGATACTATCCTAATCATTGCTGGTGATAACGATAACGTCAACTTGGACCACCAAATAAAAACACAGACTAGATGCAATATATTGATAAAACACTGAGTGATCAACTTCACCACGAGTCATGCCGAACTCCTGAATTACTTACTAAACTCCCCATATCTAGCTCAAGAAGACTTTCAAACCTTAGGCTTTAGAGTGACCTGCACAATCGACATTCAAGGATACTGAGAATACTGGAACCCCCCTCCCCCCCAAGCTAATAAAATGATGTGGTAAAAGGAAGATATATGCTATTTTAAACCGGGATGAGAAATTATCATTCTAATCCAACCCAAATATTTGGGTATATCCTTTGGCAAAAGAGAAATTGGAAAACTTATATCAATCAGAAATAGTGCAATTGTCACCAAAAAGTGCTCAAAATTTGGTATAAAATGTATGAATTGTCTCTAAATCACGAGCCAAGTGACCCGAAAACTAGCTGGAACAGGCTCACGAATTGGCGCGTGGTACTATCGCGGTCGCTAGAATCCTGAAAGTCCTACTATTACTTTTTGATTGGTAAAGGATAAGTGTATTGATACTTGATGCTATAGAACTGTACAATTAGCAAGCTTACAAGGAAGTCATactattatttcatttttcactttatatttatgttgcCCGTGCCCTTCAAACGAGGATGCACTTGTGAgtagtttttctttctaaacACAATAATATCAATCCCTGTGCGGCTCCCCTTTACAAATTTTTTGGCttgttctctctctctcattgCTGCAATTATTGCTATGTATACTGTCACTAAGCTTGAGTACGTTTATCGACAGAAACTTGGAGATGATATTTGCAGATATGGCCTATGCATCAAACAATGTGATGCAAACGTGGTATCACTCAAAATTAAGCAATCAAATATTGAACTTGAGATGTCCAACTTGGGAGGTATTAATTCAGCTGATTCTGTCATGCTACTGTGTTGCTGCAATGGTTTGGCTTTATGtagtccaaaaaaaatttaattgacaCCTGAAATCAAAAAACAATGTTATGTGCATCATGTAACCATCTCTTAACTTATTatctcttctttatcttttaacATTTTGCAAATTCCAGGGACGCATGCAAAAGGCAGTGGTGCTATTTGCGGATATTAAACCTTGTACCTTCAAACCTAAAGATTACTATTTGCGGAGATTCCATATTCTGTTATATGTTCTGATATATTTGCTTGCTTTCAGTTTCTCTACAAATTAATATGGTGCAACCCTTGCAAGTTTCTGTTACTTCAGTCTGGATGATTTAATTCCTGATGACATTTCTTTTCTGTTCCTTGTGTCTGTGGAGTTCTCCCCGAACTTCTCCTTACTTTCTGCTCCTGGTGCTATAACTAGTCTTGCAATTTAACAATCTGTTAAATTGAAAGAGATCATGTGGTTACTTGTTGAAGAGTGATACCTAATTCGCAACAGACATTAAATGCATCTTAGAAATTGTAACATGAAAATGGTCGTGGATGCAGCTTGGATTGGTCTTGATTCTTTTCACGACTTGGTCTATGATAAAGACGTGATTTTGGAGAAGATAGAAGGAAAGGCGGACAGTGCAGCTGCTGTTATATACAAGCTTCTCAGATCACCAAAACCTGAACAACTTTATCTCAAATATGCTCATGACATACTTGGCGTGGTTGCACTTCTTGGAGAGGTTCAGACCCACAAGCTTAGCAGGTTGGTGCTGGTAtccttttctttaaaatgaagTATAACAACTTCCTTGTCTATATGGATGCAACTGAGTGTGTTTTCTCCCCTTAGCATGCTTTCGACATATCTTGGAGAAGATCAGATGCTTGCTGTAGTATGCAAATCCCGTGCAGCTACCAGAGCTCTTGAAATTAATCAAATGGATGGAAATGTGAATTGCGCCAGTGTTCTTGACATATTAGCAGCTAAGCTTGGAATTTCCATCAAGGGTCAATATATGGTTATATGCCTCGAGGATATAAGGTAAGAACCTTTCTTTCTCTGGTTTACTTCATACTAAATGATAT
This window encodes:
- the LOC114073870 gene encoding structural maintenance of chromosomes flexible hinge domain-containing protein GMI1-like; the encoded protein is MLKKLEADGFGITENFETFSHVSVRRLGRLLPDARWALPQDVDAGHEPPEEITAVVRPASFTSATASKNLDQKYIMKENFAMTPEIKFKDDENVKEQHIYSGQLNPSSLKGFHGLYISISIFSCKLYDLQISILIYTE
- the LOC114073934 gene encoding uncharacterized protein LOC114073934, with translation MFDFVQMCIFGRAGSCFPEVFSVACRDRFCNRIPFKPQTKIEMKLNSGGRAISSECNYDQYITECSYDRYITHDKYTMKFKKLGDDICRYGLCIKQCDANVVSLKIKQSNIELEMSNLGGINSADSVMLLCCCNGLALWTHAKGSVSLQINMVQPLQVSVTSVWMI